The following are encoded together in the Glycine max cultivar Williams 82 chromosome 8, Glycine_max_v4.0, whole genome shotgun sequence genome:
- the ALMT12 gene encoding aluminum-activated malate transporter 9 isoform X1 has protein sequence MAPKLAKTGSFRHGLAEKKEKEKLLSAAKSSSSYSEIGIGIGMMQQEEEQSWWNTFKRVAEKALEMGRSDPRKIIFSAKLGLALTILSLLIFLKEPFADLSSYCVWAILTVVVVFEFNIGATLSKGVNGGMGTLLAGGLALGMAELSTLGGKWEELIIIMCTFIVGFCATYTKLYPTFKPYEYGFRMFLITYCFISVSGYQTGEFVDIAINRFVLIALGAAVSLGVNICIYPIWAGEDLHNLVTKNFMGVATSLEGVVNHYLHCVEYKKVPSKILTYQAADDPIYNGYRSAVESTSKEDSLMGFAVWEPPHGHYKMLKYPWKNYVKLSGALRHCAFMVMAMHGCILSEIQAPAEKRLVFRSELQRVGSEGAKVLRELGNKVKKMEKLGRGDLLYEVHEAAEELQQKIDKKSYLLVNSESWEIGNHSREEESDSQQQGLFNMDEERKFLEYKSLSEAVLDLRTVEAPNTWEGNLTLGNSPDVPATDASENMFRKKISRPSHIYYHKSNAEAESKTFESASSLSVTTFTSLLIEFVARLQNLVDSFEELSEVASFVDPLEQQAPVASHWLFNCSKFKD, from the exons atggCTCCGAAATTGGCGAAAACAGGGTCGTTCCGTCACGGTTTGgcggagaagaaggagaaggagaagctTCTCTCGGCGGCGAAGAGTAGTAGTAGTTATTCAGAGATAGGAATAGGAATTGGCATGATGCAACAAGAGGAAGAGCAATCGTGGTGGAACACGTTTAAGCGCGTCGCTGAGAAGGCATTGGAAATGGGTCGTTCTGATCCAAGGAAGATTATCTTCTCTGCAAAATTGGGCCTTGCTTTGACcattctttctcttttgattttcCTCAAAGAACCCTTCGCGGATTTGAGCAGCTACTGCGTCTGGGCCATTCTAACTGTTGTCGTAGTCTTTGAATTCAACATAG GGGCAACTCTGAGCAAAGGAGTAAACGGTGGAATGGGGACCTTGTTGGCTGGAGGACTTGCTCTGGGGATGGCAGAGTTATCAACATTGGGTGGAAAATGGGAGGAACTTATAATCATTATGTGTACCTTCATTGTAG GATTTTGTGCCACCTATACAAAACTATACCCTACTTTTAAGCCTTATGAATACGGGTTTCGCATGTTCTTGATCACGTATTGTTTCATCTCTGTATCCGGGTATCAGACAGGGGAATTTGTTGATATAGCTATAAATAGATTTGTTCTCATTGCACTTGGTGCTGCTGTATCTTTGGGAGTCAATATCTGCATATACCCTATCTGGGCTGGTGAGGATCTGCATAATCTTGTCACCAAAAATTTCATGGGTGTTGCAACATCTTTGGAAG GTGTTGTCAATCACTACCTTCATTGTGTTGAATATAAGAAGGTGCCATCTAAAATTCTTACTTACCAAGCTGCTGATGACCCAATTTACAATGGCTACAGATCAGCTGTTGAATCTACAAGTAAAGAAGATTCATTG ATGGGATTTGCTGTCTGGGAACCACCACATGGTCATTACAAAATGCTTAAATATCCATGGAAGAATTATGTGAAATTAAGTGGGGCTCTAAGGCATTGTGCATTTATGGTCATGGCTATGCATGGATGCATACTTTCTGAAATACAG GCCCCAGCTGAGAAGAGACTAGTTTTCCGCAGTGAGCTTCAGAGGGTAGGTTCTGAAGGAGCAAAAGTGTTGCGTGAACTTggaaacaaagttaaaaagaTGGAGAAACTAGGTCGTGGAGACTTGCTGTATGAAGTGCACGAGGCAGCAGAGGAATTGCAACAGAAGATTGATAAAAAGTCTTACCTTCTTGTCAATTCAGAGAGCTGGGAAATTGGAAACCACTCAAGAGAAGAGGAGAGTGATTCTCAACAACAAGGCCTCTTTAACATGGACGAAGAAAGAAAATTTCTCGAGTACAAGTCTCTCAGTGAAGCAGTTCTTGATCTCAGAACAGTTGAAGCTCCAAATACCTGGGAAGGAAATTTAACTCTAGGCAATAGCCCTGATGTGCCTGCAACCGATGCCTCTGAAAACATGTTCAGGAAAAAGATTTCTCGGCCTTCTCATATTTATTACCATAAATCAAATGCCGAGGCCGAATCAAAAACTTTCGAAAGTGCTAGTTCTCTATCTGTAACAACATTTACATCGCTTCTAATTGAATTTGTAGCAAGGCTTCAAAACCTGGTGGATTCATTCGAGGAATTAAGTGAAGTAGCAAGCTTTGTTGACCCCCTTGAGCAACAAGCACCAGTAGCATCTCATTGGTTGTTTAACTGCTCCAAATTCAAGGACTGA
- the ALMT12 gene encoding aluminum-activated malate transporter 9 isoform X2, with protein MAPKLAKTGSFRHGLAEKKEKEKLLSAAKSSSSYSEIGIGIGMMQQEEEQSWWNTFKRVAEKALEMGRSDPRKIIFSAKLGLALTILSLLIFLKEPFADLSSYCVWAILTVVVVFEFNIGATLSKGVNGGMGTLLAGGLALGMAELSTLGGKWEELIIIMCTFITGEFVDIAINRFVLIALGAAVSLGVNICIYPIWAGEDLHNLVTKNFMGVATSLEGVVNHYLHCVEYKKVPSKILTYQAADDPIYNGYRSAVESTSKEDSLMGFAVWEPPHGHYKMLKYPWKNYVKLSGALRHCAFMVMAMHGCILSEIQAPAEKRLVFRSELQRVGSEGAKVLRELGNKVKKMEKLGRGDLLYEVHEAAEELQQKIDKKSYLLVNSESWEIGNHSREEESDSQQQGLFNMDEERKFLEYKSLSEAVLDLRTVEAPNTWEGNLTLGNSPDVPATDASENMFRKKISRPSHIYYHKSNAEAESKTFESASSLSVTTFTSLLIEFVARLQNLVDSFEELSEVASFVDPLEQQAPVASHWLFNCSKFKD; from the exons atggCTCCGAAATTGGCGAAAACAGGGTCGTTCCGTCACGGTTTGgcggagaagaaggagaaggagaagctTCTCTCGGCGGCGAAGAGTAGTAGTAGTTATTCAGAGATAGGAATAGGAATTGGCATGATGCAACAAGAGGAAGAGCAATCGTGGTGGAACACGTTTAAGCGCGTCGCTGAGAAGGCATTGGAAATGGGTCGTTCTGATCCAAGGAAGATTATCTTCTCTGCAAAATTGGGCCTTGCTTTGACcattctttctcttttgattttcCTCAAAGAACCCTTCGCGGATTTGAGCAGCTACTGCGTCTGGGCCATTCTAACTGTTGTCGTAGTCTTTGAATTCAACATAG GGGCAACTCTGAGCAAAGGAGTAAACGGTGGAATGGGGACCTTGTTGGCTGGAGGACTTGCTCTGGGGATGGCAGAGTTATCAACATTGGGTGGAAAATGGGAGGAACTTATAATCATTATGTGTACCTTCATT ACAGGGGAATTTGTTGATATAGCTATAAATAGATTTGTTCTCATTGCACTTGGTGCTGCTGTATCTTTGGGAGTCAATATCTGCATATACCCTATCTGGGCTGGTGAGGATCTGCATAATCTTGTCACCAAAAATTTCATGGGTGTTGCAACATCTTTGGAAG GTGTTGTCAATCACTACCTTCATTGTGTTGAATATAAGAAGGTGCCATCTAAAATTCTTACTTACCAAGCTGCTGATGACCCAATTTACAATGGCTACAGATCAGCTGTTGAATCTACAAGTAAAGAAGATTCATTG ATGGGATTTGCTGTCTGGGAACCACCACATGGTCATTACAAAATGCTTAAATATCCATGGAAGAATTATGTGAAATTAAGTGGGGCTCTAAGGCATTGTGCATTTATGGTCATGGCTATGCATGGATGCATACTTTCTGAAATACAG GCCCCAGCTGAGAAGAGACTAGTTTTCCGCAGTGAGCTTCAGAGGGTAGGTTCTGAAGGAGCAAAAGTGTTGCGTGAACTTggaaacaaagttaaaaagaTGGAGAAACTAGGTCGTGGAGACTTGCTGTATGAAGTGCACGAGGCAGCAGAGGAATTGCAACAGAAGATTGATAAAAAGTCTTACCTTCTTGTCAATTCAGAGAGCTGGGAAATTGGAAACCACTCAAGAGAAGAGGAGAGTGATTCTCAACAACAAGGCCTCTTTAACATGGACGAAGAAAGAAAATTTCTCGAGTACAAGTCTCTCAGTGAAGCAGTTCTTGATCTCAGAACAGTTGAAGCTCCAAATACCTGGGAAGGAAATTTAACTCTAGGCAATAGCCCTGATGTGCCTGCAACCGATGCCTCTGAAAACATGTTCAGGAAAAAGATTTCTCGGCCTTCTCATATTTATTACCATAAATCAAATGCCGAGGCCGAATCAAAAACTTTCGAAAGTGCTAGTTCTCTATCTGTAACAACATTTACATCGCTTCTAATTGAATTTGTAGCAAGGCTTCAAAACCTGGTGGATTCATTCGAGGAATTAAGTGAAGTAGCAAGCTTTGTTGACCCCCTTGAGCAACAAGCACCAGTAGCATCTCATTGGTTGTTTAACTGCTCCAAATTCAAGGACTGA